The following nucleotide sequence is from uncultured Roseateles sp..
CGGTCTGCTGCAGATTGGACGCGGTCTGCTCGGTGCGGGCGCTGAGGTCGTGGTTGCCCGAGGCAATCTGGGTCGAGGCGGTGGAGACCGACTCCACACCCTGGCGCACCTCGCTGACCAGGCCGCTGAGGCGCTCATTCATGCCGCCCATGGCCTGCATCAGCTTGCCGATCTCGTCTTTGCGGTCGGTGCGCAGGCTGCGCGTCAGGTCGCCCTCGGCAATCGCCTCGGCCATCTGCACCGCCTCGTTCAGCGGCCGGCTGATCGAGCGCACCAGCAGGGCCACGCCGCCCATGCTGAGACCGAACACGGCCAGCATCACCAGCAGGCCCAGCAACTCGGCGCGCTGGCTGGCGGCTGCGGCATCGGCCTTGGCCTGGTCGCGCTGCGTGCCCTGGACCTGCACCAGGCCGTCCAGCGCGGCGAAGTAGCCGGCCACGGCCGGCATCAGCTCCTTGTCTATGGTGGTAGGCAACTGGTCGCCGTCGCCGCTCTTCTTCAGCTCGTCGATCTTCTTGGTCAGGGCCAGCACGGCCGTGCGGCGCGTGTTCACCAGGTCCATGGCGGTGCGCTCGGCGTCCGAATTGATGCCCTTGACGATGGACTCCTGCAGGGCGGTGATGCCGGCGATGCTTTCCTTCAGCTTCTGGTTGAAGCTCTGCTGCAGCAGCACCTCGTCGCTCAGTGCGATGGCGATGACCCGCTGCACATTGGTCTCGGTCGCGCCCTTCCACTGGGTGGTCTGGGTGATGCGGTTCTCGAAATTGCCCACCGCCTCCAGCGCCTGCTGCATCGCGCGCATGGCCAGGCGCTGGCTGAGCAGCGAGGTGACCACCATCAGCGACAGCACCAGCAGGGTGGCGCCCCAGAGCTTGCGGGAGATGGAGAGATTTTCGAAAAACTTCATGGTGTTGATATGGCGCAAGGTGACGCTGGACGATGCCTGCTAGGGCGACCTTGGCTTATCGGGTTTTTACGGACGCTTTGAAGCCCCGCGCCGTGAACGAAGTCACGCCCGGTGCGCAGATCACTAAAAACGTCAATCGACGGCCAGCGGCGCCTGCAAAGCCAGATCGGCCATGGTCACGCCACCGCGCTCGCCCGGCATCAGGCTGCCATAGCGCTGGGCAAACACCGGCGGCAGGGGCCGGGCCGACTCGGGCGCCAGCCACAGCCGCAGCAGATGGCGCCTGCGCTCCAGCTCGGGCCAGTCCTCGAAGGCGGTGCGGTCGTGCAGCAGGCTGTGGTTGTGCACGAACTGCAGGTCGCCGCGTTCCAGGCTCATCATGAAGTTCAGCCGCGGGTCGTTGCTCAGCGCATCGAACAGGTCCAGCGCTGCTACCGTCTCGGCATCGAGCCGGGGGGCATCGTCAAAACGCTGGGCCGAATCAATGTACTGGCGCTGGTAGATCGCCGACAACAGGCCGGCATGCCAGCTGAACACCGGAATCTCGAAGAAGGGCTTGCCGCCCGCCGGCACCTCGCCGCGCCGGTCGGTGGCCAGCGGCTGGAACAGCCGCACGGCCAGATCGGGCCGCAGGCGCCGCATCTCGTTGTACATCGTCACCGATGACACCAGAGCCGACTGGCCGCCGCTGCGCGCCGTCTGCAGGCACAGCAGGCCGACGATATCGCTGGAGTCGGTGTGGAAGGTCTGGCGCTCATGGGTCTGGTAGATGCGCACCCGGGGGTCGTCGGAGCTCAGCCCCAGGTCTTTCACATGGCCCAGCACATGGCCCTGGGCGTTCTGCGGCCGGGCGCGGCCCAGATGCAGGCCCAGGCCGTAGAAGGCGATGGCGCTCTGGCGCAGGCCCCAGCGCTGCACCGGCAGGCCGCGCAGCAGCACGAAGCCGCGGCCGTTCAGCAGCTCGGCGAGGATGGCTTTCAGCCGTGGCGCCAGGCCGGGCAGCGGGAAGTCCTCTCGCCGCATGCGGGCGATATCGGCGTCGCCATAGCCCTCCGTGGCGGCCGCTATCTCGGCCACCTCGGTCTCGGAGAAGTGCAGCAGCCACTCATCGCTGCGCGCCGCCATGTCCGGCCCGAACCAGGCCGAAGGGCCCTCGATCTGCGGCGGCAAGTCATCGGGAAATGCGTTATGCGAACTCATGCGTGCCCAGGCGATGCAAGTTCCTCTATTCTGGGCCCACCCTATTGAAAGAGCAGCCCATGGACACCCGCATCCCCGGACGACGCTTTCTGCACTCCCCCGGCCCCACCCATGTGCCCGACGAGGTGCTGGACGCGATGCGCCGCCAGCCCATGGACATGGCCGATCCACGGCTGACGCGCTGCATTGCCGCCTGCGAGGCGGGCCTGCAGCGGCTGCTGGGCACCAGCCGCGCCAGGCCCTTCATTTACGCCGGCAA
It contains:
- a CDS encoding methyl-accepting chemotaxis protein translates to MKFFENLSISRKLWGATLLVLSLMVVTSLLSQRLAMRAMQQALEAVGNFENRITQTTQWKGATETNVQRVIAIALSDEVLLQQSFNQKLKESIAGITALQESIVKGINSDAERTAMDLVNTRRTAVLALTKKIDELKKSGDGDQLPTTIDKELMPAVAGYFAALDGLVQVQGTQRDQAKADAAAASQRAELLGLLVMLAVFGLSMGGVALLVRSISRPLNEAVQMAEAIAEGDLTRSLRTDRKDEIGKLMQAMGGMNERLSGLVSEVRQGVESVSTASTQIASGNHDLSARTEQTASNLQQTASSMEELTGTVSHSADTARQANQLAASAADAATRGGAVVGQVVSNMGQITDSSRKISDIIGVIDGIAFQTNILALNAAVEAARAGEQGRGFAVVASEVRSLAQRSAAAAKEIKTLISASVETVESGAALVNQTGAAMQDIVSSVKRVSDMIGEIASAALEQRDGIAQVNVAVNNLDQMTQQNAALVEESAAAAGSLREQAQRLTEVVAVFKVAA
- a CDS encoding TauD/TfdA family dioxygenase — translated: MSSHNAFPDDLPPQIEGPSAWFGPDMAARSDEWLLHFSETEVAEIAAATEGYGDADIARMRREDFPLPGLAPRLKAILAELLNGRGFVLLRGLPVQRWGLRQSAIAFYGLGLHLGRARPQNAQGHVLGHVKDLGLSSDDPRVRIYQTHERQTFHTDSSDIVGLLCLQTARSGGQSALVSSVTMYNEMRRLRPDLAVRLFQPLATDRRGEVPAGGKPFFEIPVFSWHAGLLSAIYQRQYIDSAQRFDDAPRLDAETVAALDLFDALSNDPRLNFMMSLERGDLQFVHNHSLLHDRTAFEDWPELERRRHLLRLWLAPESARPLPPVFAQRYGSLMPGERGGVTMADLALQAPLAVD